Proteins encoded in a region of the Perognathus longimembris pacificus isolate PPM17 chromosome 11, ASM2315922v1, whole genome shotgun sequence genome:
- the Bcan gene encoding brevican core protein, with translation MAPLLLSLLMTLTLTQVPAALAGVLERDSSEDRAFRVRTAGAAPLRGVLGGALTIPCHVHYLRPPSSQRRAAPGSPRVKWTFLSGGREAEVLVARGLRVKVNEAYRFRVALPAYPASLTDVSLVLSELRPNDSGIYRCEVQHGIDDSSDAVEVKVKGVVFLYREGSARYAFSFAGAQEACARIGARIATPEQLYAAYLGGYEQCDAGWLSDQTVRYPIQTPREACYGDMDGYPGVRNYGVVDPEDLYDVYCYAEDLNGELFLGAPPDKLTLEEARAYCQERGAEIATTGQLYAAWDGGLDRCSPGWLADGSVRYPIVTPSQRCGGGLPGVKTLFLFPNQTGFPNQHSRFNVYCFRDSAPPSAMPETSNPVSDPASDGLEAIVTVTETLEELQLPQEAMESESRGAIYSIPIMEDGGGGSSTPEDPAEAPKTLLEFETPSIVPPMRSSEEESKVLEEEESYKDEEEIEEEDKELEDEDLWAWPSELSRPLPTDMDMEELLSQASPSARAVLQPGASSPPRGEPEAARPPRVRGPPTETLPTPKEGSLASPPPSTPVGARELGEETGGPDLSGVLRGESEETGSSEDTPSLLPATRAPQGTRELEVPSEENSGRTVPAGTSVQAQPVLPTDSASRGGVAVAPSSGDCVPNPCHNGGTCLEEEEEEEEGVRCLCLPGYGGDLCDVGLHFCSPGWDAFQGSCYKHFSTRRSWEEAETQCRMYGAHLASISTPEEQSFINNRYREYQWIGLNDRTIEGDFLWSDGVPLLYENWNPGQPDSYFLSGENCVVMVWHDQGQWSDVPCNYHLSYTCKMGLVSCGPPPELPLAQVFGRPRLRYEVDTVLRYRCREGLAQRNLPLIRCQENGLWESPQISCVPRRPARAVHPVKTPGRKQWRRLGHQKTLLPPPSAP, from the exons ATGGCCCCGCTGCTTCTATCCCTGTTGATGACCCTGACCCTAACCCAGGTCCCTGCAGCCTTAGCTGGTGTCCTGGAAAGGGACAGCTCAG AGGACCGGGCCTTCCGCGTGCGCACGGCGGGCGCCGCGCCCCTGCGCGGTGTGCTGGGCGGCGCCCTCACCATCCCGTGCCACGTCCACTACCTGCGGCCGCCGTCCAGCCAGCGCCGGGCCGCGCCGGGCTCTCCGCGGGTCAAGTGGACCTTCCTGTCCGGGGGCCGGGAGGCGGAGGTGCTGGTAGCCAGGGGCCTGCGCGTCAAGGTGAACGAGGCCTACCGGTTCCGCGTGGCGCTGCCCGCCTACCCCGCGTCCCTCACCGACGTCTCCCTGGTGTTGAGTGAGCTGCGGCCCAACGACTCGGGCATCTACCGCTGCGAGGTGCAGCATGGCATCGACGACAGCAGCGATGCTGTGGAGGTCAAGGTCAAAG GGGTCGTCTTTCTCTACCGGGAGGGCTCCGCCCGCTATGCATTCTCCTTTGCTGGGGCCCAGGAAGCCTGTGCTCGGATCGGAGCTCGCATTGCCACACCTGAGCAGCTCTACGCTGCCTACCTTGGAGGCTATGAGCAGTGCGATGCTGGCTGGCTGTCCGACCAGACTGTGAG gtaTCCCATCCAGACCCCACGAGAGGCCTGTTATGGTGACATGGATGGCTACCCTGGAGTCCGGAACTATGGAGTGGTGGACCCCGAAGACCTCTATGATGTCTACTGTTATGCAGAAGACCTAAATG GAGAACTGTTCCTAGGTGCCCCCCCAGACAAGCTAACATTGGAAGAGGCACGGGCCTACTGCCAGGAGCGGGGAGCAGAGATTGCCACTACAGGCCAGCTGTACGCAGCCTGGGATGGTGGCCTGGATCgctgcagccctggctggctggctgatgGCAGTGTGCGCTACCCTATTGTCACACCCAGCCAGCGCTGTGGTGGGGGCCTGCCTGGCGTCAagaccctcttcctctttcccaacCAGACGGGTTTCCCCAACCAGCACAGCCGCTTCAATGTCTACTGCTTCAGAG ACTCTGCTCCCCCCTCCGCCATGCCTGAGACCTCCAACCCAGTCTCTGACCCCGCCTCTGATGGACTAGAGGCCATTGTCACAGTGACAGAGACCCTGGAGGAACTGCAGCTGCCCCAGGAAGCCATGGAGAGCGAGTCCCGGGGGGCCATCTACTCCATTCCCAtcatggaggatggaggaggtggaAGCTCCACCCCAGAAGACCCAGCAGAGGCCCCAAAGACCCTCCTAG AATTCGAAACCCCATCCATTGTGCCACCCATGAGGTCCTCAGAAGAGGAAAGCAAAGTattggaggaagaagagagctaCAAGGACgaagaagagatagaggaagaggacaaggagTTGGAGGATGAGGACTTGTGGGCTTGGCCCAGTGAGCTCAGCAGACCTCTCCCCACTGACATGGACATGGAGGAGTTGCTCTCCCAGGCGTCCCCATCCGCAAGGGCTGTCCTGCAGCCGGGTGCATCGTCACCTCCTCGTGGAGAACCAGAAGCTGCCAGGCCGCCAAGGGTCCGTGGACCACCCACTGAGACTCTGCCTACTCCCAAGGAGGGGAGCTTAGCATCCCCACCACCTTCTACTCCAGTTGGGGCAAGAGAGCTGGGAGAGGAAACTGGGGGCCCTGATCTGTCTGGGGTCCTCcgaggagagagtgaggaaacagGGAGCTCAGAGGATACCCCTTCCCTGCTTCCAGCTACACGGGCCCCTCAGGGTACCAGAGAGCTGGAGGTCCCCTCGGAAGAGAATTCTGGAAGAACTGTCCCAGCAGGGACCTCAGTGCAGGCCCAGCCGGTGCTGCCCACTGACAGCGCCAGTCGAGGCGGAGTGGCTGTGGCCCCCTCATCAG GTGACTGTGTCCCCAACCCCTGCCACAATGGTGGGACAtgcttggaggaggaggaggaggaggaggagggggtccgCTGCCTATGTTTGCCTGGCTATGGGGGGGACCTGTGCGATGTTG GCCTCCACTTCTGCAGCCCCGGCTGGGACGCCTTCCAGGGCTCCTGCTACAAGCACTTTTCCACGCGAAGGAGCTGGGAGGAGGCCGAGACGCAGTGCCGGATGTACGGAGCGCACCTGGCCAGCATCAGCACCCCGGAGGAGCAGAGCTTCATCAACA aTCGATACCGGGAGTACCAGTGGATTGGGCTCAATGACAGGACCATCGAGGGAGACTTCCTGTGGTCAGATGGTGTCCCTCTG ctCTATGAGAACTGGAATCCTGGGCAGCCTGACAGCTACTTCCTGTCTGGGGAGAACTGCGTGGTCATGGTGTGGCATGACCAGGGACAATGGAGCGATGTGCCCTGCAACTACCACCTGTCGTACACCTGCAAGATGGGGCTGG TGTCCTGTGGGCCTCCACCAGAGCTGCCCCTGGCTCAAGTGTTTGGCCGCCCGAGGCTGCGCTATGAGGTGGACACTGTGCTTCGGTATCGGTGCCGCGAAGGACTGGCCCAGCGCAACCTGCCACTGATCCGCTGCCAGGAAAATGGACTTTGGGAGTCCCCTCAAATATCCTGTGtgccccgaaggcct GCTCGAGCTGTGCACCCAGTGAAGACCCCAGGAAGAAAACAGTGGAGGCGCCTGGGGCATCAAAAGACACTGTTGCCACCTCCTTCTGCTCCCTAA